The DNA sequence ATACAGGTTGCAGTACCCTAAGCATGTCAGGTTTTAGATTATCATCCTGTCTGGATTTTCTTGTTGCTGTCACAGTCACTTCTATagcatttcaaattaaataacCTGTTTTTAAGGGGTGTTTCtgaagtgtatatatatatatatatatatatatataatatatatatatatatgcctaACTGggcttctaacaaggtttgtgtaCAGCTATattcagaacaacaaaaatggtGCTTTGATAtcggtgtgtttttttaattcaaagtaatTCAGTCCAAAATCAGATTAAACCTGAAATACAGTTACAAAGATGAAATCTAAATTCTGTCTGTAAGTAATTTGCCATCACTGAACTGCTTTTGACTATTTGTAAAGTACTGACACATGCCCAAAGTATCAGTCCAAATGTTTTGAACTAAATATGAAAATCTTTACACTGCAGCATTATTATAGTAAACTTAAAAATGTTAACGTTGATTCATGGATGTTATTTCTGGCTTCACCCAAAAATCAGATTTCATGTGAGCATGCAAAGATATCAGCTTTTTTCTCAGTCAGAAAGGGGAAAAGTAATAGTGTTGAGTAATGAGCCAGGTGATGTGATGTGTCACAATCATAAAATAACCCACAAGATGATAACATTGATTCTGAGACTGCCAAAccccaaacaaaaacagagacagctTGAGAACCAGCTGCAGGTGTTCAATGACTATCTGATGATCAGAAAATGAACGTGGCTATCCTCGACTTATCTGAATTTTCAGGTACATTTACGGTAATTGAGTTGTACTACACTCTCAAAATGACACTTTCTGCCTAACTCTTATCTGACATAATGGTACAGATTACAGACCTATGACCGAAACTATGATACATGTTAATGTAtcatagtttgtttttctgtgggtcTGTTTTTGATGCTGGACAGCTTGTTCTTATTGAAATGCATTGTGGAGGCgtgtttctgtctcacagaGGAAATCCAAAAATGTACAATCTGTATTACCAGTGTAATTTTTCATCAATGAAACACTGAGTTTAATCACCAAGGACCAGATCACTTCAAATGGAAAGGATTAAGATTTGGCAACCAAACCTTCTGTTAAATGGCATCCAACATTTTAAGGCTGGCTGCTagtgtgaaaacagtgtttctttcttatttttaagGAAATGGTTTATGGTTTTTAACATCAAATACTAACAGTGACAAACTTAGATCTTTCTTGACTGCATTTGTAGCTGGTTTATCATAACCACCTCTCTTCTAACCAACAGGCCTTCTCAgtattctttgtgtgtgttgcgttTACCTCGGACATCATttgcctcctcttcatcccagTGCAATGGCTATTCTTTGCTGCCAGTACCTATGTGTGGGTGCAGTATGTTTGGCACACAGGTAAAACATTTCAATGTATTGTTGTCTTGATATTTGTTAGTATAAATACTGCATATTAGAAAATTGACAAATGCCAGTGATTAACGTCATCGAGTTTTTGCAAAAGGCTGTCTTTATAAGAGTCACACAAGCTACATCCATTCTTTCTACATCAGTtctatttaaaaatgcagatgaagACATGGAAGAAGCTTAAGTGAAATCACATGTTGGGCcattaaaataatttcttttaaattacaGACCACACTATTTCTTAGAAgttggactgtttgttttttccatgtagTGCTTCAGGGAAAAGCAGGTGTAAAAAGCATTACACATGCACATTGTGTTATCTTCTTTACAAATAGTTGGCTTGCTACTTAGAATTTTGCATGTCGTGTGTAAGTGAGCTGCGCACTGCGGATTAGTTGTCAGTCTGATTTAGCGGTATCCCCCTGTGTTGACCAAAGGCCAGGTGTCGGATTGAAATCCTAGTGCCAGTTGGGGGAGGGAGAAGCACTGAGTGGTCCCCAGTTGCTTTTCTGTGCTCCTTAACTTTACTCACCAATGGCATTCACATCCATAAGATATTTACTGGTGTATTAATGTCTCTTACAACTCAACAACCTGGTTGTGCAAGTGGTTGAATTAATTGCTACCAAGGAACAAATATCTATGTATTTGGACTATTCACTATCAAAATGCTTATTTGTTAACAAACAAGGACCGGCCTTAACAGCAGGGGGACAACAGGAGGTCATAATGACCCTGCAAATGCTCGGATTCTAAAAAAATATGTGGTTATTTTCTCATACTCATTGCTGCAGACAAAATTCAGTTGGTAGTCAGTACTGATCCCCATTTATATCATGTTtgtctggctttgtttttttcagagcgAGGAGTCTGTCTGCCCACTGTGTCTCTATGGATACTCTTTGTGTACATAGAGGCAGCCATCAGATTCAAAGACCTGAAGAACTTCCATGTGGACCTATGTCGTCCTTTTGCTGCACACTGGTGAGCCACAGTTCTCTTTCAGCTAGGGGCAGTGGAACACTGTCCTTGACAGACTTGCTGTGACTGAAAGGCATGTCTAGGTTTAGTGCCAACTATGCCCACATGCTGCATAGGAATGATGAGAAGTAGAGACAGCATTATCTGGACTAATCTAAATTTTCACACCGCTTAATTTATTCTGACATACTACATAAAGCCAATAATGTCACATGATGGGTCTTGTGGTGGGCCAAATGCCCTTTTCTCCTTCACTTTGCTTGTTCATGATGAATCAGTATATGGTTTTATTTCCTGAACGTTTCAAAGAATAGATCCACTTCAATATTCTTTGTTTCTGAGAGTTTGAACTAGAAAACTGAGCAATATGCAGTGTTGAGACAGTTGCAGTGCCATGTGGGTTTGTGCGACACTGAATTTTTTATGTTAGACATTAGCTCTCAGAGAACCGTATGTTTACCGTCCGTGTCTTGAATTTTTCTTAAGACTGATTTTATAAAGTGACATCACATTTATACAAATCCTGTAGCACCTCTACTGTGCAAGAGGGTATACTGTGTAAGTCTTGGAGAGATCTGCAATTTGCTGTGAAAGTTGGCTTTTACCATACTATAATGAAGACCTCTAACATATTGAGCGCAATTTTTATTGCATCATTTCCTTGTTTGGTCAGTACTTTGACCAGAGAACTTATGAGTGTACTTCTTGTGTCCATCTCTCTAGCATTGGCTATCCAGTGGTCACACTGGGCTTTGGCTTCAAGAGCTATGTAAGCTATAAGATGCGCCTCCGGAAGCAGAAAGAGGTGCAGAAGGAGAATGAGTTTTAcatgcagctcctgcagcaggcTCTGCCTCCAGAGCAACAGATGCTTCAAAGGCAAGAGCGAGAAGCAGAAGAAGGTAAgattgaaacacacacacgcttactGTGTGCACAGAGGAAGTACCTGTTTCAGGACATTTGAGCCTCACATACAACATGTACTAGGACTGATCACTGTAATCATATTAGATATTTAAGTAGGCatatcatgttatgttttttgtttgatttgctcGTTCACTTCCTTGAGTCAGTGTTGACTCATCCATGGATTGGGTAGTTGAAAGATCTGCCAGTCAGCCTTCCCTCTCTCAGTCATTAGTCAGTCATTCAAGAGTGTTGATGGAGATGAAGATAGCTGTCAGAAAGAGGCAGTAATACCTGTCTGATACAGTAGTTTTTTTGTCCAGTAAAGTTCTCTCTCAAGCAATGAAAAGTTTGTGCTTATTTGCATGAATCTGTATCTGAATCTGTTTTATCAAACATGCTGACATTATGCCAGTGAACATCAGCATGTGCAGAATTTCCCTTTCCATTCTCTATTCAAAATCTGTGGTTGCGTGCACACCTGCCTCAtagtttaaacaaacacaccaagcGCACAGTGATCATCAAGGGCTGTGATTAGCCAAAGATTTGAATGGAGATGTAGttttctcaaagaaaaaaaaaagtaagatcATTGTCAATTTTAGCTAGCAATAGCTATACATGTAGTTGTGTTGTTCACTCTTGTGTAAAATCTGGTTATTACACACAAGTAATACTTAAGCAGCACATGCAAATCCTGTGTCACCGTTCACACCTGTTACATAATATCATGGCAGTTAATCATATGTATTTCATGTGTATCCCCTCCCCCCCattcatgcagcagcagcagcagctaaaggCATATCTGAAGTGGACACACCTCCAGTGTCACAGAATGGTGCCCCAGCCAATAAAAAGACATCGGCACTGCCTGAGTTAGAGTAtagagaaaaagggaaagagggaaGGGGCGGCGGGGACGCtaaaaaacagcacaacagcaacagcatcCTGCCATCAGTGGACTCTAAACTCCAGGAGATGGAGTATATGGAGAACCATATGAACAACAAGAGACTGACCACAGAGCTGGGCAGCACAGAGAACCTGTTGCTTAAAGAGGACAACAATTCCTCctgctcatcctcctcctcttcctcctccaaaaactacaaaaatgcTAGCAGCAATGCCGCCACACTCAACTCCTCGCCCCGTGGCCATAGCGCTACCAACGGCAGTGTGCCCTCCTCTgcaccatcctcctcctcatccacagGGAAGAATGAAAAGAAGCACAAGTTAGCGGTGGGGAAGGGGACATCAGGTGGCTCCCACAGGGATCCCACAGACAACTGCATCCCCAACAACCAGCTGAGCAAGCCAGAAGCACTTGTTAGGTAAGAAAGTCTTGAGATGTTCAGACTGTTCTCCACTGCTAGGCCTCActaacaaataataaacaatactgacaaaaacattgtggttacattttgacattttaagggCTTCCGCCTTTTACGTTTAAGACAAAATATGTCTGGACAACATGTTGTTTCCAGTGTGAACAGAATCTTAAACTTCAAACCTTTCATTTAATAGCAGAACTTTCAAGGAATGATGTCAGTTTTTGAGTTTGCTTTTTCTTGCCTCGCTAGCTGCTGCTTCAATCTGAAATTGAATCAACTGAAACTTTTTGGTCGGCTGCTGTTTATTtgatagtttgtttatttcatgcatCACCCATAAACATAAGTCTTTAAGCTGGTGCACctggaataaacaaacaaaagataaaaatttaatttagcttttttgGCTCAAAAATCTGAATTGGCCCCATATTCTAATCAGCTTGTGACACATATTGAATATTACAAACGATGACCATTAATTGGGTCTCTGGCTGGAGTGATTTGATTGGACCGAGGGTGTTTGAAAAATTTGATTTCACTCCTGATATATTTTAAATCATAAGCAGGCAACATAACAGAATGTTGattaaataacaaatgttttatatggGAGTTGTTTTTCCAGTGTAAAAATTTTGGTTTAGTATAGAAATGATGGCACCAgacaatctaaaaaaaatcaaagacagCGGACATTCTAAATTTAATTGGTCAGTGTTTTGCTCCTTGAATGTAGATTTTTGTTACAGATTTTTCTTTGACTGTCACATTTGACAGCAGATAGACCAGCATGAATATATTCTGTCCAGGATGAATATATTCTGTCCTTTTAAGAAGgacataaaaaatattatttcatcTACTTATAGATCCTGCAAGAATGAAGGACATTACCAATTTTACAACGTTAATGAGCATAAAGTAAATCGTTCTTGGTTGCACTGTATTTGACACATAGAAGACTTACACTAGTCTTTACGTATAGTTTGTATAGAGTGAATATGAACGTATCTTGGCTGCAGTAAGGATAATTTCATGTGGATACGTGTATCCACACTAAGGTGCAACATTTAAGAATATATAATACACAAGGGGCCAGAAATGATTATGATCATTATCGGCCGTAGGCTCATAATGAAATTGTAGTCAACAAATAGAGCCAATAATACAAAgccaatttgtttttattattcagcGTCTGTGCACAACACAGAAGGTGGTGGTCTGACCCTTTTTAAAGTTGAATTGGAAAGGAAAAGTCTGACCCATGGAGCATTAAATCCTCCATCTTTGTGCACTACACCTAAGCTTTTCTTACCCTTAGATTTtcataaactacaggttaggaagtattaaagaaaaaaaaacaaacttttattgGTTATTAGTACCTGCTGAAATAAATCCATATTCTGCATCTTAATAATATCACTTGGAATCAGAGGGTGCACTTTTTAAGTACTTGTTTAACTCATGTTGGCTGTCATCATGTAAGCAGTATGTGAATGTGTCTCTTCTGTTCACTCACTCACCTGGGACAGATTGGAGCAGGATGTTAAGAAGTTGAAGGCAGACCTGCAGGCAAGTCGGCAGGTTGAGCAGGACTTGCGCAGCCAGATTGGCTCACTGGGCAGCGCTGAGCGCTCCATACGCACTGAGCTGGGCCAACTCCGCCAGGAGAACGAGCTGCTGCAGAACAAGTGAGTGGAGCGACTAACTGGATCAAAGCACGGGCACACTTCTGATACTTTTGGTTTTTGGTCATTACTAAATAGGGGACTGGGGTGTTTATTGTCATGCTTCAGAATACATTAACCCTGTAAGGGAAAAAGCAGTTCTCTGCAGAAAAGTCATCACAGGTTTGCATTCACAGGCCAAATTCTAATTGGGTAATGACTGCGGAGGTCCCTCCGATTGCAGACTAGAGTTCAGTTTTACAAGCccaatgagaaaaaaatcaaaaataccaAACAATTTGGATGGGCTGTTCCCTATATTCTATACTTATGATTCAGACACATTGACAATTCAAACAGTAATGGATACAAGTAAGAAGTGCTGATCCTGCTGCACTGTATCTGTTTGTGAATGTGCTcttctgtatgtgtgcatgcacatgtaGGCTCCATAATGCTGTGCAGGCAAAGCAAAAGGACAAACAGGCAGTTGGCCAGCTGGAGAAGAGGCTCAAAGCAGAGCAGGAGGCTCGAGCCACTGCAGAGAAACAACTCGCAGATGAAAAGAAGCGAAAGAAGTTAGAGGAGGCCACAGCAGCCAGAGCAGTAGCATTAGCAGCAGCATCCAGGTAAATATACAGCTGACATTTGAAATTTGGTTTCCAACAGCGATTAAACTTCTGTCTTGTTGCTTATTTATTGCTCATTAGAATTTATTGTAAGCACTGATATAAATTAATCACTTTTTCCCCTCTAATTGTTCAGAGGGGAGTGTACAGACACGCTGCGGAGGCGAATCACTGAATTAGAAACAGAGTGTAAGAAATTAACAATGGACATCAAGCTAAAGGAGGATCAAATCAGAGAGCTTGAATTGAAAGTTCAGGTAAGGTTTTATTAAGTATTTATGAGAATTGTGACCATAGTATTCAGATACACGTGATGTACCATGTTGACCCAAATATAGgacaaggtttttttgtttgttttttttttttttcgatgaaaataatttgaaaaagtGGGGTCGTCTTATAACCGGGGTCTAACCGTTCACACATGCTGATAGTCTTCTGGGGTTGCTACACAGCCGCAACTGCAGAGAGTGCCAGCTTATTGTAGAGACGTCATTGACACTGGCTGGGGTTATCTGTCAGTCACAGCGGAGAGGAAGTGACAGGAGACGAAAAATGGAGAGGTGCGGTGATTCTACAGAGCAAAGTGGATCAAAAGTGGGGCAAGTTAACAGACATCTGAGGTAGAGCTATGATGCAAATTTTACGATAATGGTGGTCAGTGACGCAAAGGCATCAAACAACTGTTGGGCAgccaagaaatatggagttaTGGAGTGTAACGTCCAAAGTTGGCTGGTCCAAAAAGACCGTCTGAAAAACGCTAATAGTAAGAGAAAAGCTTCTTGTGGTCCTCAAAGTCAATTTTGGTTATGAGAGTCTTTTTCTGAAGATTAGTCTTTAAACGAGGGTCTGTCTTATAATCAGGGTCGTCCTATATTTGAGTCAATACAGTATGTCCTGTTGTTCATTTAATTGTGTGAAATGCTTTTTGCCAGGGACAGTAGAGATGTTCAgtgtgaaatttaaaaacaggTGGGGCTATTGAATTGGGTCTGTTTGCTTTGACACATGGCAGTGATACATACTTATCTCTAACTTACATTATAGGTCAgaatgattttttatttacattagtTACCAAAGTTATGAAAATGAGTTCACTTTGCACTGTCCCATTCCTTCTGTGCCTACCCTTGCATCTAGCAGTctaaagaaaaagcaaacagcagccAAACAGAATATTCAATCACCAGTGTGCTTAAGTGTACCCCTGACTTAACCCTAGCTgtacctcctcttcttcttctcctagGAGCTTCATAAATAtaaagagaatgaaaaagacacagaggtGCTGATGTCAGCGCTGTCAGCCATGCAGGACAAGACCCAGCACCTGGAGAACAGTCTGAGTGCAGAGACCAGGATCAAACTGGACCTCTTCTCTGCATTGGGAGATGCCAAGAGACAGCTAGAGATTGCACAAGGTCAGCCTGATTGccttaaacaacatttattcattactttatgtgaacacactgacaaatgtttttgcttttgaacAATATTCTCAAAATCATGTCTGTTTACAGGTCAGATCCTGCAGAAGGACCAGGAGATCAAAGATCTGAAGCAGAAGATAGCCGAAGTGATGGCTGTGATGCCTAGCATCTCCTACACAGCCGACACCAGCAGCATGACCCCCGTCGCCCCCCACTACTCCTCCAAGTTCATGGACACCAATTCCTCTGGCCTCGACCCCAACGCCTCTGTTTACCAGCCACTCAAAAAGTGAAAGCTTCGTCTCGCCTCTTGCCTCCTTCCATCCtcccatcattttttttttcctgcaggccCACCACCTTCCAATCTGCTCGGCATGTCTGCAgctgagaacattgtttttcttgggtttttattttcctcctcgcCAGGTCAGAAGGATGTTGTATTGTGTGACTGTATTTGTTGTagttaaaacaaaagacaaaaaaaacttaaaaacggACATCACATGTCGACTAGGAAGtcccaggttttttttttctctgaagtgTCTAGTGAAACCTCACAGAATCGGGTATGTATCTTCATCTTAAGGGTGTTGCTCTCCCTTTCCCATCGCCAACCATCTTCAAGCAGTTACCTGTTCTTTGGTCCTGGGGAGTAGCTGCTTAttattttcagttgatttttcCCTCCTAAAAATTGAAAAAGTTCTTCTTTATCATACTGTCATACAGCCTTACTTATCCCAATTTATttgacagattatttttttcccaaggTATTAAGGCAACATCTTTACAACCAGAGGAATGTAGTGCAAAGTTGGCACAGACGCTCCCCTTGTTATGTTTCAGTAACGCCAAATCAACCCTGCTTTCAGCTGCTTAGTGATTTGgtggtaaatagtttttaaagtGTGTCACATGGTTCTATTTGTTCACTCTATTAGATTTAAGTGTTGGTTTCAACAGCCGGATGTATTAGTTGCAATAATTTGGAAGAGATCttgtgttgaaaatgaaacaaacccAAGCAGCTCCTAATGTGTTTTTGCGTTGAAGAGTGCAGTAAGTGAAGAActctgtgtgtgcaagtgtgccAGCTTCTCAGTACTCTTCAGGTCTTTCATCAGTTCTCATGATCACAGTGCCTTGAGTCGAGGACATAATGAGTTGATTATGAGGTTCGACCCAGTCCTTCTGAATTAGTGGGGAAGCATCTGGCTAAGCTGAATCGGATACAAATTTGACCTCACACAGTGACGTGGGACAGAGTTGCTTTCAGATGCTGATTTGGTTTGTGGAATCCCTACTGATTTCCCAACTGGTGGGGAAGCTGATCCAGTGTGTCCACTCCAGCCCACGTTGTCTCTCGCTTTAGTAACATTCAACAGATTCAATGGACAGCACTATTTCCAGTACTTTTTATTATACTCCTATTTGCCTATTCACAAGAAGTCTACTGCACACAGGTCTCTGGCTTTTCACGTCTACGCACAGAAGTTCATCTCTGCTGCTATTAAACCCCCAAATCCCTCAGTTTTAGCTGCTGTCCCCGCTTGTTTCTTTTCGATTTCCAATTTGAAGTTGcactgcagaaaacagaaaacgcGCTGtttgaaagggaaaaaatgtaaatgataaacaAAGCTTTAGAATTGCCAACTTTAATATAGCAATTAAATAATCTTATTTAATTAATCCTCCACTTCAGTTTGTGTGCCAAGACAGGAACGCTTGTTTCTCCAGTAATGTGTAAGAATGTACAGCAGATACATTGGCTGACATGTTAGTCAAATATTCAGCTGAATATCACTTCATGAAAGTTTCAGTTCAGCAGGTAGAGAAAGTGGTCACCTGTTTGTAGTAGACCGTGTAGTTAAAAGTAAGGGACtagaaaagtttatttttgtgaatgtttcagTATTTGCAGCTGTTTGGGCCGGTGGGTGTTAAAATCAGTTTTCCGTTCTTCTGTTATCTGGTATTTATGTTTTCCTGCAGGGAGAAAGTTGCTCGAGTCCGATGGGGTTTCACCGTCATCTGAAATGGTCATTGTTGTGCGTGTGGTTTTCACCTACTGTAAATGCAgaagcttttctttttgctcagaTTGCTGTCATTGGGTCCtggaaaaaatgttgtgaaaaattACAGTTTAGTCAGTTGTTTGGTCAACTGATTGTTGGAAGCATAgagaagtgttttgtttgttttttgttttctatgcCCACAGTCACTGCTCTGTTTATCCCCAGGTCTGACCTTGGCTATGCTCTCGCTCTGTGAGGTTTACAaggaataaacatttttttcttgcaattTCACTTTTCTCTACTTGTTACTCCAACTATATGTCTAAATATGTCAAAACAGCTGATCAACTTTGACTGTTAGTTTGCTGTAtagacagattttaaaaagtaattccAGTCTATTTGCTTTCCAAACGTTGTTGTCAGGGCGAGTCTCAGAAACTAAAGTTAAAGGGGTCTAACATAAGTGAGGATACAGGAGGCAGGGGAATTTGAAGACACACTATGGCATTATGTGTTTTTGGAGACATAGCCAGGATATCTCAGCACTGGTTACCTTTCTCTTATTAATCTCTCTCTCATAAATTGAAATTCTATGGAAATGAAACACATAAAGGTTTAGTATTCAGAAACCCTCATTATGCCATCCCAAACAGCAGTTCCTTTTGTTGCATTCTTCTTATATAGCAGTTGGTTAATGATAGACATCAAGCACCGCTGAGGTAGAACAATATATATTATCTATCGATTACAAACAGTTCATAAACTTGTCCATC is a window from the Acanthopagrus latus isolate v.2019 chromosome 16, fAcaLat1.1, whole genome shotgun sequence genome containing:
- the maco1b gene encoding macoilin-2 isoform X3, with translation MYQPSDKRTTFLYLKFLVVWALVLLADFVLEFRFEYLWPFWLFIRSVYDSFRYQGLAFSVFFVCVAFTSDIICLLFIPVQWLFFAASTYVWVQYVWHTERGVCLPTVSLWILFVYIEAAIRFKDLKNFHVDLCRPFAAHCIGYPVVTLGFGFKSYVSYKMRLRKQKEVQKENEFYMQLLQQALPPEQQMLQRQEREAEEAAAAAKGISEVDTPPVSQNGAPANKKTSALPELEYREKGKEGRGGGDAKKQHNSNSILPSVDSKLQEMEYMENHMNNKRLTTELGSTENLLLKEDNNSSCSSSSSSSSKNYKNASSNAATLNSSPRGHSATNGSVPSSAPSSSSSTGKNEKKHKLAVGKGTSGGSHRDPTDNCIPNNQLSKPEALVRLEQDVKKLKADLQASRQVEQDLRSQIGSLGSAERSIRTELGQLRQENELLQNKLHNAVQAKQKDKQAVGQLEKRLKAEQEARATAEKQLADEKKRKKLEEATAARAVALAAASRGECTDTLRRRITELETECKKLTMDIKLKEDQIRELELKVQELHKYKENEKDTEVLMSALSAMQDKTQHLENSLSAETRIKLDLFSALGDAKRQLEIAQGQILQKDQEIKDLKQKIAEVMAVMPSISYTADTSSMTPVAPHYSSKFMDTNSSGLDPNASVYQPLKK
- the maco1b gene encoding macoilin-2 isoform X2 — its product is MKRRNADCSKLRRPLKRNRITEGIYGSTFLYLKFLVVWALVLLADFVLEFRFEYLWPFWLFIRSVYDSFRYQGLAFSVFFVCVAFTSDIICLLFIPVQWLFFAASTYVWVQYVWHTERGVCLPTVSLWILFVYIEAAIRFKDLKNFHVDLCRPFAAHCIGYPVVTLGFGFKSYVSYKMRLRKQKEVQKENEFYMQLLQQALPPEQQMLQRQEREAEEAAAAKGISEVDTPPVSQNGAPANKKTSALPELEYREKGKEGRGGGDAKKQHNSNSILPSVDSKLQEMEYMENHMNNKRLTTELGSTENLLLKEDNNSSCSSSSSSSSKNYKNASSNAATLNSSPRGHSATNGSVPSSAPSSSSSTGKNEKKHKLAVGKGTSGGSHRDPTDNCIPNNQLSKPEALVRLEQDVKKLKADLQASRQVEQDLRSQIGSLGSAERSIRTELGQLRQENELLQNKLHNAVQAKQKDKQAVGQLEKRLKAEQEARATAEKQLADEKKRKKLEEATAARAVALAAASRGECTDTLRRRITELETECKKLTMDIKLKEDQIRELELKVQELHKYKENEKDTEVLMSALSAMQDKTQHLENSLSAETRIKLDLFSALGDAKRQLEIAQGQILQKDQEIKDLKQKIAEVMAVMPSISYTADTSSMTPVAPHYSSKFMDTNSSGLDPNASVYQPLKK
- the maco1b gene encoding macoilin-2 isoform X1, translated to MKRRNADCSKLRRPLKRNRITEGIYGSTFLYLKFLVVWALVLLADFVLEFRFEYLWPFWLFIRSVYDSFRYQGLAFSVFFVCVAFTSDIICLLFIPVQWLFFAASTYVWVQYVWHTERGVCLPTVSLWILFVYIEAAIRFKDLKNFHVDLCRPFAAHCIGYPVVTLGFGFKSYVSYKMRLRKQKEVQKENEFYMQLLQQALPPEQQMLQRQEREAEEAAAAAKGISEVDTPPVSQNGAPANKKTSALPELEYREKGKEGRGGGDAKKQHNSNSILPSVDSKLQEMEYMENHMNNKRLTTELGSTENLLLKEDNNSSCSSSSSSSSKNYKNASSNAATLNSSPRGHSATNGSVPSSAPSSSSSTGKNEKKHKLAVGKGTSGGSHRDPTDNCIPNNQLSKPEALVRLEQDVKKLKADLQASRQVEQDLRSQIGSLGSAERSIRTELGQLRQENELLQNKLHNAVQAKQKDKQAVGQLEKRLKAEQEARATAEKQLADEKKRKKLEEATAARAVALAAASRGECTDTLRRRITELETECKKLTMDIKLKEDQIRELELKVQELHKYKENEKDTEVLMSALSAMQDKTQHLENSLSAETRIKLDLFSALGDAKRQLEIAQGQILQKDQEIKDLKQKIAEVMAVMPSISYTADTSSMTPVAPHYSSKFMDTNSSGLDPNASVYQPLKK